The genomic interval TGAAAACGTTAAAATCTACCTTGATGAACTAGACCATGCGGTCATTAACCAAGGAATGGAAAAAAATGATTATGTTAACTTGTTAATACAACCTACTAATTCAGGCCTTACCCCGCTTCATCAAGCAGCAAATAGTAATTCTGTTAATACACTTGTCTTCTTTTTAAATGAATTAAAAAAACTGCCTATGCACATCTATTCTCAAGCTCTTTTTGCTAAAACAGATGAAGGTTTTATCCCTTCATGTCAAAAAGCCAAATCGAATGCAAATGAAATTAACACTTTTTTAAAGCAAGAAAGAAAAAATAGCATTAAACCAACACCTCAAAATCCAGGTTACGCGCCGCAACGATTCTTTAAATATAAAAAACAGAAACATGATTTTTATCAAAATAATCGTTTTGAATCTTGTCCAAAACCAAAACAACAAAATAACTTTTTATAAAGTTTTTCGAGCATAGATGCTCATGCAATAGGTAATAATAAAAATACATCAGCTGTTGAAAATTTTTCTGTCAAGAAAGACCTTCAGAACAAGCAGATCAATAGGTTTATATCTGCATGGCATACTGCTCACTGAAACACGAAGAATTATCGCTGTGGTTTAAGGAAACATTATTATCATGGTTACTATTTTAGACGATACATATTAAATTTTTATATCCATGAACACCGAATAGATTGCTAATTTAAATGAGTTTGGAATCACTAAGATTAAATAAAGTCTCTAATAAATTTTTAAGAGCTGAGATAAGTCCGCATTTTTTATTATTTTTTTTAATCGAAAGAAGAGCGTCATTGCACATAACATGACTCCAAAAGTTAAACCATACCAGATACCTTGTACATTATGATGAAATACAATTCCGATTAAATAGGCTAATAGAACTCCTAAAATTGAAAAACAAAATATGTTTACGTACATCGTAAATTTTGTATCTTTTAATCCACGTAATACACCAGCCTCCAAAACACGAATGGAATCAACAACTTGATATATTCCCAGAATAAAAAATAGTGGTGTAACAATTTGAACGATTTTTGGGTGCTCATCAATATTGAAATCAATACTGATCATTATTTTAGGAAATAATATCAACACTAAAAAAATTCCTAATGAAATGAGAAATCCGAGCACAATTCCAACATAACTTGCATAAATCACGCCTGTTTTATCTATTCGTCCTACATTGATTCCAACACGAACTGTAATTGCCTGAGATATAGCATGAGGAATATTAAAAAGAACCCCCTCAAATTGCAAAATGATTTGATGAGCAGCAAGCGCTGTATTATTAAATCGAGAAACAAAATAAGTGACAACTGTGAATCCAACTAATTCGATAAAATAGGTAAAGCCGATAGGTAAACCAATTCTTAACATTTCTTTACAAGAAGCCCAATTCATTGTGCCTATATGTTGAAAAATCTTAAATGGTTTTGCAAATTTTGCACGATATAAACAAATAAGAATAACTATGTTGGTTAATGTGAAGGAAAATGCCAATCCGTAACCTACTCCTGCAATACCAAAAGCAGAGACACCGAATTTCCCAAAAACAAAAACATAAATAAATATAATTTCAAGCGGAATTTCAATTAAGCTGATGTATAAGCTCATTTTCGTTTTGCCAATTCCCACTAAAAAATGGCCTATAATCGCAAGTGTAATTACCCCCGGAACCGCAAACATAAGCGCATGTGAATACTCGGTGGCGTACTTTAATATTTCTTGATTAGGAGCGCTCCAATGCACTAAAAAAGGGATTGCCCACAATAGCCCTATCATCGGAAACCACGAAAAGAAATTCAATGATAAAGCCTGTCCCATGATTTGACTGATTGCTTCATTATTATTAGCTCCCATTTGGTGTGGGATTAAGATACTCACAGCGTGAAAAAGACCAAACCAGAATGTGATGCCCGCCATCCAGATTGTTGCCACTAAAACGTTAGCTGCTAATGCATCTTTTCCTAAATGAGCAATCATAGCAGTGCCTGCAAAAGGCCCGAGTGAATGAATTATCCAGGCCGCCATTAAGGGTAAACTAAGTAACAGATTTGCTTTGATCTCTGTTAGTATAGAATGGTGCATGATTTGTTTAACCATAAACTAACCTCAACGCCAACTTTTACTTAAATTCAATTAAATATATCACATCGTTGTCACTATCCACTCTTTCTTACCATCGTAGCGAGAGATCAAATCTATCGAATCACTTATAGTGTAGGATTTGAAATAGGTCTACTATATACGAACACTTTAATGACTATAAATTTTGGACAAATTGATGCGCAGCATGCATTACAAAACTCGATTGTTGCGGGTAGCCACTTACAACAATCGTTACCACTCCGTATATTTGATCATTATATTTTCTTTTGATAGGAATTTATCGGAAACCTCTTCCAGGTACGCTCTAAAAAGCTTAATGATTATGCTCCATAAGCAAATAAATCACTTGTAATTATCGAAAAATTTTCGACATTACTTCCGCCAATATACCTGTTATAAGTTTTTTTAAACCCACCATTTTTTTCAAACTCAAGCAAAGCATTGTTAATCTGTTGTAATAATTCGTTATCGGTTTTATTTACCACGATTCCAAATCCATATCCAATGGAAAACGCTTTTCCAAATGGCGCAAAAACTGGCATTTGGGTAGCCCAATACTGAGCTGACAATGCATCTTGCAAAATAAAA from Legionella sainthelensi carries:
- a CDS encoding MATE family efflux transporter; protein product: MVKQIMHHSILTEIKANLLLSLPLMAAWIIHSLGPFAGTAMIAHLGKDALAANVLVATIWMAGITFWFGLFHAVSILIPHQMGANNNEAISQIMGQALSLNFFSWFPMIGLLWAIPFLVHWSAPNQEILKYATEYSHALMFAVPGVITLAIIGHFLVGIGKTKMSLYISLIEIPLEIIFIYVFVFGKFGVSAFGIAGVGYGLAFSFTLTNIVILICLYRAKFAKPFKIFQHIGTMNWASCKEMLRIGLPIGFTYFIELVGFTVVTYFVSRFNNTALAAHQIILQFEGVLFNIPHAISQAITVRVGINVGRIDKTGVIYASYVGIVLGFLISLGIFLVLILFPKIMISIDFNIDEHPKIVQIVTPLFFILGIYQVVDSIRVLEAGVLRGLKDTKFTMYVNIFCFSILGVLLAYLIGIVFHHNVQGIWYGLTFGVMLCAMTLFFRLKKIIKNADLSQLLKIY